In the genome of Taurinivorans muris, one region contains:
- a CDS encoding LysR family transcriptional regulator translates to MLDFRRLLYFCTIVEQGQISRAAKYLHITQPSLSLSLKELEDELGITLIYREKGKWQITEQGQSFYIEAQRILTQLDDLQQNIQNPFINNGGIFGEVRLGCSGFCLSFLKAILPAMEKDFPGIHIRLLVTDNILLENKIQSHSLDLAILHLPLMNSNYTAVPLTEQHLVSVWSPLLKVPKENPVSLETLAKFPLLLSRRWTNSGSLRPFMIAMQEKNLKPHVILDTPTPYWIIDTLQDLPAVAILHHTECSQTVPHVVLPIDLPKLTFQPVIIWKKDNYVSPACNKVIELLCDNAKITRE, encoded by the coding sequence ATGCTGGATTTTCGCCGTCTTCTCTATTTTTGCACTATCGTTGAACAAGGGCAAATCAGCCGTGCTGCCAAGTATTTACACATTACCCAACCAAGTTTAAGCTTATCCTTAAAAGAATTAGAAGATGAACTTGGGATTACACTTATTTATCGGGAAAAAGGCAAATGGCAAATCACTGAACAAGGGCAATCCTTTTATATTGAAGCACAAAGAATTTTAACACAGTTAGACGATTTACAGCAAAATATTCAAAATCCTTTTATCAATAATGGCGGCATATTTGGTGAAGTTCGTTTAGGTTGCAGTGGTTTTTGCCTATCATTTTTAAAAGCTATCTTACCTGCTATGGAAAAAGATTTTCCAGGGATTCATATACGATTATTGGTAACAGACAATATTTTACTGGAAAATAAAATACAAAGCCACAGTCTTGATTTAGCCATTCTCCATTTGCCGCTTATGAACAGTAACTATACCGCTGTTCCTCTGACAGAACAGCATCTTGTTTCTGTTTGGTCACCTCTTTTGAAAGTACCAAAAGAAAATCCTGTTTCTTTAGAAACACTTGCAAAATTTCCTTTATTGCTTTCAAGACGTTGGACAAATAGTGGATCACTGCGTCCTTTTATGATTGCCATGCAGGAAAAAAATCTTAAACCACATGTTATTTTAGACACGCCAACACCATATTGGATAATAGACACCCTCCAAGATCTACCTGCGGTTGCAATACTTCATCATACAGAGTGTTCACAGACAGTGCCTCATGTAGTGCTGCCCATAGATTTGCCAAAACTGACATTCCAACCTGTGATTATTTGGAAAAAAGATAACTATGTTTCCCCTGCTTGTAATAAAGTTATCGAATTGCTTTGTGATAACGCAAAAATTACACGCGAATAA
- a CDS encoding TIGR04076 family protein → MDKQKRIPLKVTVLRVMKTEDVFDKPIPEQVSHAPNCCARLKEEQVFIIDENGECSVDFPCTWAWHDLFPVITAMQTGGHFVMKKRPGIQYSCCTDGTMPVVFKIEYLDNEHQNEKNIQEKYVGEKEGNIRCPLKITVVKTMMPGDIYKNSLPEVDMPHNEPMLKEGQSFMVGENGRCPENFPSFAWHDLNHYVLSLQLGGNFPEFPKGTVYACSTDGLFPVFFHLERV, encoded by the coding sequence ATGGATAAACAAAAAAGAATACCGCTTAAAGTTACTGTTCTCAGGGTAATGAAAACCGAAGATGTTTTTGATAAGCCTATTCCCGAACAAGTTTCTCATGCTCCAAATTGCTGTGCAAGACTAAAAGAAGAGCAAGTTTTTATTATTGATGAAAATGGTGAGTGTTCAGTGGATTTCCCCTGCACATGGGCATGGCATGATCTTTTCCCCGTCATCACAGCTATGCAGACAGGCGGACATTTTGTTATGAAAAAAAGACCTGGAATTCAATATTCCTGCTGTACTGACGGAACAATGCCCGTTGTTTTTAAAATTGAATATCTCGACAATGAACATCAAAATGAAAAAAATATACAAGAAAAATATGTTGGAGAAAAAGAAGGCAATATACGTTGTCCACTCAAAATTACAGTTGTAAAGACAATGATGCCGGGAGATATTTATAAAAATTCATTACCAGAAGTGGATATGCCGCATAATGAGCCAATGCTTAAAGAGGGACAAAGTTTCATGGTAGGAGAAAATGGACGCTGTCCTGAAAATTTCCCAAGTTTTGCATGGCATGACCTTAATCATTATGTGTTATCTCTTCAACTGGGTGGAAATTTCCCTGAATTTCCTAAAGGAACAGTCTATGCGTGTTCAACTGACGGATTATTTCCTGTTTTCTTCCACTTGGAACGGGTTTAA
- a CDS encoding amidohydrolase family protein, producing MQQIIDFRSRPPFGNFVHDWIFRLDDVPGNPGLKSKFQKMEMDLPNSLLQQSMDEFFVENERCGIIHSIIPMRILPNQNNNDLVELLTKWPDKFTGFAGLRPYEDGREQALADIQKFVRDGPCMGIYMEPGLDPHPWFVDDEYLFPLYEFCEEKDIPIYLLYGGVFHKSNAPDYSIYSPARIEKLAGTFPGLRILLSHACWPWTTYACAVAMNWENIWLSPDGFMIDHPGSQDYILAANYRLQDKIIFGSLYPSVPTEYAVKRYKEMLRPEVLEKIFYLNAKRFLNKNVISTCYH from the coding sequence ATGCAACAAATTATTGATTTTCGCAGCAGACCTCCTTTTGGTAATTTTGTACATGATTGGATTTTTCGTTTAGATGATGTTCCCGGTAATCCAGGGCTTAAAAGTAAATTTCAAAAGATGGAAATGGATTTGCCCAATTCTTTGCTTCAACAATCTATGGATGAATTTTTCGTGGAAAATGAGCGATGCGGCATTATACACAGTATTATTCCCATGCGAATCTTACCTAACCAAAATAACAATGACCTTGTAGAACTGCTCACGAAATGGCCTGACAAATTTACTGGTTTTGCAGGACTTCGTCCATATGAAGACGGCAGAGAACAAGCATTGGCTGATATTCAAAAATTTGTTCGTGACGGACCGTGTATGGGAATTTATATGGAACCAGGGCTTGACCCGCATCCATGGTTCGTTGATGATGAGTATTTATTTCCTCTTTATGAATTTTGCGAAGAAAAAGATATTCCCATATATCTTCTTTATGGAGGAGTTTTTCATAAAAGCAATGCACCTGATTACAGCATTTATTCCCCTGCACGCATTGAAAAACTGGCAGGAACTTTTCCAGGTTTACGCATATTGCTTTCTCATGCCTGCTGGCCATGGACAACGTATGCGTGTGCTGTGGCCATGAATTGGGAAAATATATGGCTTTCACCTGATGGATTTATGATTGATCATCCGGGTTCACAGGATTATATCCTTGCAGCCAATTATCGCTTACAGGATAAAATAATTTTTGGCAGCCTTTACCCCAGCGTGCCGACTGAATATGCCGTAAAACGATATAAGGAAATGCTTCGTCCGGAAGTTTTGGAAAAGATTTTTTATCTCAATGCAAAAAGATTTCTAAATAAAAATGTTATTTCAACTTGTTATCACTAA
- a CDS encoding TRAP transporter permease, with protein MNNALRSLLQPIFIVLAVFLCCFQVYTTSGIFMVNSTLQRVAHLSIVLCLVFLFIPVSGKYKKEKYEPTIFVLFDICLAVLALAVAAYYFLNEVAIVERFAYVDPVEDIQILLGTILIVLVLEATRRTSGLPLVIVALCFIAYALFGANLPGPLAHTEISYEALIEQLFLLTEGIYGVAITAAATMIFAFVLFGSFLEVSTMSNLFIDLSCLLTKKTKGGPAKVSIFASALFGTISGSAQANVYGTGIFTIPLMKRVGYQPHFAGAVEACASTGGQLMPPIMGAAAFIMADVTGLGYLTIAKSALLPSILFYLSLYSMIHFEALKYNIGTMPEEEIPSKQSVISRLYYMLPLAFIIIVMVMGRSVNSAAFAGCLVIFLLSLFRKETRLTPPRLKDVAVCAARNTLMISSCCACAGIVVGIIGLTGGGFKLINLIMNFIDGNLFLLLVMLMITCFIVGMGVPTAPAYIIVSVLAAPAMIKLGVPVISAHMFCLYYAVLSTITPPVCMAAFSAAGIAESNAMRTGFTSVKLGAIAFIIPFFFVYQPELLFTGSVTEILSVVVTSVIGVIALTAGLQQYFAARCSIIESIILFASGLCLVYPGMFTDVIGVGGIIFIYAYQRYVKMRKNRME; from the coding sequence ATGAATAATGCCCTTCGATCCTTGCTCCAACCTATCTTTATAGTGCTTGCTGTTTTTCTTTGTTGTTTTCAGGTTTATACAACTTCTGGTATTTTCATGGTCAACTCAACCTTGCAGAGAGTCGCCCATTTAAGTATTGTTCTCTGTCTTGTTTTTCTTTTTATTCCTGTTTCAGGAAAATATAAAAAAGAAAAGTATGAGCCAACCATATTTGTTTTGTTTGATATTTGTCTTGCAGTTTTGGCATTAGCAGTAGCAGCATATTATTTTCTCAATGAAGTTGCCATAGTGGAACGCTTTGCCTATGTCGACCCGGTAGAAGATATCCAAATACTTTTGGGTACAATTCTTATTGTATTAGTTTTGGAAGCTACCCGCAGGACATCAGGATTGCCCTTAGTCATTGTAGCATTGTGTTTTATCGCGTATGCATTGTTTGGTGCTAATCTTCCCGGACCGTTGGCACATACTGAAATTTCCTATGAGGCTTTAATCGAACAGCTTTTCCTTCTTACAGAAGGTATTTATGGCGTTGCTATCACAGCAGCAGCAACCATGATCTTTGCTTTTGTTTTGTTTGGTTCTTTTTTAGAAGTTTCCACCATGAGCAATTTATTTATTGATCTTTCCTGCTTGCTCACAAAAAAGACAAAAGGCGGACCTGCTAAAGTTTCCATCTTTGCATCAGCTCTGTTTGGAACCATATCCGGTTCAGCTCAAGCAAACGTGTATGGTACGGGTATTTTTACTATTCCTCTTATGAAGCGTGTAGGGTATCAGCCCCATTTTGCAGGTGCTGTAGAGGCTTGCGCTTCAACTGGCGGTCAGCTTATGCCTCCTATTATGGGTGCAGCAGCATTTATTATGGCCGATGTTACTGGACTTGGTTATTTGACTATTGCTAAATCTGCTCTTTTGCCATCTATTTTATTTTACCTTTCATTATATTCCATGATTCATTTTGAAGCATTAAAATATAATATTGGTACAATGCCGGAGGAAGAAATCCCCTCTAAACAATCTGTTATTTCTCGTTTATATTACATGCTTCCATTGGCATTCATCATTATTGTTATGGTAATGGGAAGAAGTGTTAATTCCGCTGCTTTTGCAGGCTGTCTTGTTATTTTTTTACTTTCTCTTTTTAGAAAAGAAACCCGCCTTACTCCTCCACGTTTAAAAGATGTTGCTGTATGTGCTGCCCGCAATACGCTCATGATTAGCAGCTGCTGTGCATGTGCTGGCATAGTTGTTGGGATAATTGGACTGACAGGCGGTGGTTTTAAGCTCATCAATTTGATTATGAATTTCATCGACGGCAATCTCTTTCTTTTGCTTGTTATGCTGATGATTACCTGTTTTATCGTTGGTATGGGCGTTCCGACTGCTCCAGCATATATTATTGTTTCTGTTCTTGCTGCTCCTGCTATGATTAAATTAGGCGTGCCTGTTATTTCAGCACATATGTTCTGTTTGTATTACGCTGTATTATCAACAATAACACCTCCTGTTTGTATGGCCGCTTTTTCGGCAGCAGGCATAGCAGAGTCGAATGCCATGCGTACCGGGTTCACTTCTGTAAAGCTAGGTGCCATTGCGTTTATTATTCCTTTCTTCTTCGTCTATCAGCCAGAACTCCTTTTTACAGGCAGTGTTACTGAAATTCTCAGCGTGGTTGTTACTTCTGTCATTGGTGTAATTGCTTTGACAGCAGGATTACAGCAATATTTTGCGGCTCGCTGCAGCATTATTGAATCAATTATTCTTTTTGCTTCAGGTTTATGTCTTGTATATCCTGGAATGTTTACTGACGTCATTGGTGTTGGAGGTATAATTTTTATTTATGCTTATCAACGGTATGTTAAAATGCGAAAGAACAGAATGGAGTAA
- a CDS encoding TAXI family TRAP transporter solute-binding subunit, with protein sequence MFNKNYNITVLLCLSLILLSFTSYKAKAEEDGSSIKLTLSGGPMGGGASMALAAFMKAFLAEYPKATLDLMPGNGTANPIRVSKGQVNIAHAQASLLAASQKGTEPYKETCPNLRSLFKINDDCRLLLFVRDDAPIASLESIAANKQAIRFSPATRGSTNDMFSRWTLDEYGIDYNKMKEWGGEVTYISFDAMVDAMKDNQLDMVGWNGPGCPAFLRQIMLNKDVRFLPVGEKEIENLKTRGLHASVIKAGEFEGLPKEDVPCVADVTEIICSADLPDDVAYKIVEIWTKYSKDIALANPGYGSYDPEISCKGTALPLHPGAEKYYREAGWLK encoded by the coding sequence ATGTTTAATAAAAATTATAACATTACTGTATTATTATGTTTGAGTCTTATCTTGCTATCTTTTACTTCTTATAAAGCAAAGGCAGAGGAAGACGGAAGCAGTATTAAACTTACCTTGTCAGGCGGTCCCATGGGCGGTGGTGCTTCCATGGCTTTAGCGGCTTTTATGAAAGCGTTTTTGGCAGAATATCCAAAAGCTACTTTGGATCTAATGCCAGGCAACGGTACAGCAAATCCCATCAGAGTTTCTAAGGGACAAGTCAATATAGCACATGCTCAAGCCTCTTTGCTTGCTGCTTCACAAAAAGGCACAGAACCATATAAGGAAACATGTCCTAATCTGCGTTCACTCTTTAAAATTAATGATGATTGCCGCTTATTGCTCTTTGTTCGTGATGATGCACCTATTGCCAGTTTGGAAAGTATTGCGGCAAATAAACAGGCAATTCGCTTTAGTCCTGCAACAAGAGGTTCAACCAACGATATGTTTTCACGCTGGACATTGGATGAATATGGCATTGACTATAATAAAATGAAAGAATGGGGCGGAGAAGTTACCTATATTTCATTTGATGCCATGGTGGACGCTATGAAAGACAATCAACTTGATATGGTTGGCTGGAATGGTCCTGGCTGTCCTGCATTTTTACGTCAAATTATGCTTAATAAAGACGTTCGTTTTCTTCCTGTTGGTGAAAAGGAAATTGAAAACTTGAAAACTCGCGGTCTGCATGCTTCCGTGATTAAAGCCGGTGAATTTGAAGGATTGCCAAAAGAGGATGTTCCTTGCGTTGCTGACGTTACAGAAATTATCTGTTCAGCTGATTTACCGGATGATGTTGCCTATAAAATTGTTGAAATTTGGACTAAATACAGCAAGGATATTGCATTAGCCAACCCCGGATATGGCAGCTATGATCCAGAAATTTCCTGTAAGGGTACTGCTCTTCCCTTACATCCGGGTGCAGAAAAATATTACCGTGAAGCTGGATGGTTAAAATAA
- a CDS encoding SDR family NAD(P)-dependent oxidoreductase: MGRLDGQVAIVTGSNSGIGAAQAEALAKEGALVAITGRNQQRLDEELEKIRSFGGKAIGMTFDVQDSNAIKAFYEMVMKEWGRVDILVTTHGIFDQRRGSLEMTEQDFQKFMQINVISVFVLCNLVMPQMIERGKGVIIATASISGMRNTAMGGPRGSAGGGSVYTSSKHALVGYIRSLSALYAWQGVRANVICPGSVITPFIQDSLDNDPEGYEKRVRVIPAGRLGMPDDIAKVTAFLASDDAGFIHGAVIPVDGGRSNV, translated from the coding sequence ATGGGACGACTTGATGGACAAGTTGCGATTGTAACGGGTTCAAATTCAGGTATCGGCGCAGCGCAGGCTGAAGCTTTGGCAAAGGAAGGGGCTCTTGTTGCTATTACAGGAAGAAATCAGCAAAGATTAGATGAAGAGCTGGAAAAAATCCGTTCTTTTGGCGGAAAAGCCATAGGCATGACTTTTGATGTTCAAGACAGTAATGCCATAAAAGCTTTTTATGAAATGGTTATGAAAGAGTGGGGTCGGGTTGATATTCTTGTTACAACCCATGGAATATTTGATCAACGCAGAGGATCTTTGGAAATGACAGAACAGGATTTTCAAAAATTTATGCAAATTAATGTTATTTCCGTTTTTGTCTTATGCAACCTTGTCATGCCTCAGATGATTGAACGAGGCAAAGGCGTTATTATTGCAACTGCTTCTATAAGCGGCATGCGAAATACTGCAATGGGCGGACCTCGCGGCAGTGCTGGCGGAGGTTCTGTTTATACTTCTTCTAAGCATGCTCTCGTAGGGTATATACGGAGTTTAAGTGCATTATATGCATGGCAGGGTGTGCGGGCAAATGTTATTTGTCCTGGCTCTGTGATTACTCCTTTTATTCAAGACAGCTTGGATAATGACCCAGAGGGTTATGAGAAAAGAGTAAGAGTCATTCCGGCAGGAAGATTGGGGATGCCTGATGATATCGCAAAAGTAACAGCATTTCTTGCAAGTGATGATGCAGGCTTTATTCATGGTGCCGTTATTCCTGTTGACGGCGGACGTTCTAATGTTTAA
- a CDS encoding amidohydrolase family protein, giving the protein MRAIDFRLRPPYKTYLNSFMYDMPALEKSHAMRNLGEISEAARKKDTALLVEEMDKAGVVLGVAPVRLPQDGDNDDAERLMKEFPNHFLGVPWVDPLNPKEACSVIEKYCVMGSCRAIIMEPGLYTTPVKWLVNNPDIYPVYEYCEEKNIPVLLSFGGRVSDPRLYAPELIYDVAMQFRNLKLVLCHGGWPYATAICKVAMDCSNVFLSPDTWAMTFAPGGSEYIVAANYTLQDQIVFGSSYPAIPLGKAVENYASQLRPEVVDKIMYQNGARIFGLDK; this is encoded by the coding sequence ATGCGTGCTATAGATTTTCGTCTTCGCCCTCCTTATAAAACGTATCTTAATTCATTTATGTATGACATGCCTGCATTGGAAAAATCTCATGCAATGCGAAATTTAGGAGAAATTTCTGAAGCAGCACGAAAAAAAGACACGGCATTGCTTGTTGAGGAAATGGATAAGGCGGGTGTTGTACTGGGCGTTGCCCCCGTACGTTTACCTCAAGATGGTGATAATGATGATGCAGAACGTCTTATGAAAGAATTTCCAAATCATTTTTTAGGTGTGCCATGGGTTGATCCTTTAAATCCAAAAGAAGCATGTTCAGTTATTGAAAAATATTGTGTAATGGGGAGCTGCCGTGCAATTATTATGGAACCGGGATTGTACACAACTCCAGTAAAGTGGCTTGTCAATAATCCTGATATTTATCCTGTATATGAATATTGTGAAGAAAAAAATATCCCGGTATTGCTTTCTTTTGGTGGCAGAGTATCAGATCCTCGTTTATATGCACCTGAATTAATATATGATGTTGCAATGCAATTCCGAAATTTGAAATTGGTTCTTTGCCATGGCGGCTGGCCTTATGCAACAGCAATTTGTAAAGTTGCTATGGATTGCTCCAATGTCTTTCTTTCACCTGACACATGGGCAATGACATTTGCTCCTGGTGGATCTGAATATATAGTGGCCGCAAATTATACATTACAGGATCAAATTGTTTTTGGTTCTTCTTATCCGGCAATTCCACTTGGAAAAGCAGTAGAAAATTATGCGAGCCAGCTTCGTCCCGAAGTAGTGGATAAAATTATGTATCAAAACGGTGCTCGCATTTTTGGGTTGGATAAATAA
- a CDS encoding flavodoxin family protein, which yields MKVLALNGSQNPKGVTYHAIQLVAEELAKENIGLDIVHVGVKAVAGCIDCRKCRTNGHHCIHDDIVNKLIDMLPEYDGLILGCPVHYMGIPGPFKAALDRLLYATEHLEGWGPKPAAAITVCRRAGAIDASHQLQNYLNCANLLTVNSQYWNVCFGWKPNEFLEQDAEGVQTMQVLGKNMAWILKVLEASKGKIPVPAYEKRVRANFCR from the coding sequence ATGAAAGTTTTAGCTCTTAATGGCAGTCAAAATCCAAAAGGTGTAACATATCATGCAATTCAGCTCGTAGCGGAAGAATTGGCAAAAGAAAACATTGGACTCGATATTGTTCATGTTGGTGTAAAGGCGGTTGCTGGCTGCATTGATTGCAGAAAATGCCGTACAAATGGGCATCATTGCATTCATGATGATATTGTGAATAAACTTATTGATATGCTGCCAGAATATGACGGTCTGATTTTAGGCTGCCCAGTTCACTATATGGGAATTCCTGGACCTTTCAAGGCAGCATTGGACAGATTGCTTTATGCAACAGAACATTTGGAAGGCTGGGGACCAAAACCAGCGGCTGCAATTACAGTATGCCGCCGTGCAGGAGCTATCGATGCTTCCCATCAACTGCAAAATTACCTCAACTGTGCTAACCTTCTTACTGTTAACAGTCAGTACTGGAATGTTTGTTTTGGCTGGAAACCCAATGAATTCTTGGAACAAGATGCTGAAGGTGTGCAAACAATGCAAGTGCTTGGAAAAAATATGGCATGGATTTTAAAAGTTTTAGAAGCATCAAAAGGAAAAATTCCTGTTCCAGCCTATGAAAAACGTGTTCGTGCAAACTTTTGCCGATAG
- a CDS encoding TetR/AcrR family transcriptional regulator, with translation MPTKKSARSVQQGKGRPRAFDRSEALHSALTVFWQQGYEPASVAELCKAMQINPPSLYASFGNKASLFLEALHHYEHTYWDEPAKRFLAEPDIYSAVENFFNEAAKILLSPETPCGCMVVLAAVNISETEKEIIESVRELRLATKKMFADRLRQAITEGQIPADTDVPALAGALNTLLEGLSIQARDGLFQSELKAFASYAVRMLPPRITIKHE, from the coding sequence ATGCCCACAAAAAAATCTGCTCGCTCTGTGCAGCAAGGAAAGGGACGTCCTCGTGCCTTTGACCGTTCTGAAGCTTTGCACAGTGCCTTGACAGTCTTTTGGCAGCAGGGTTATGAACCTGCTTCTGTAGCTGAATTATGCAAGGCTATGCAAATAAATCCTCCCAGCCTTTATGCGTCTTTCGGCAACAAGGCATCGCTCTTTTTGGAGGCTCTTCACCATTATGAACATACATATTGGGATGAACCTGCAAAACGTTTTCTGGCAGAACCAGATATTTATAGTGCTGTTGAAAACTTTTTTAATGAAGCAGCAAAAATCCTTCTTTCTCCAGAAACTCCTTGCGGCTGCATGGTGGTGCTGGCAGCTGTTAATATTTCTGAAACAGAGAAAGAAATTATTGAATCTGTAAGAGAACTTCGACTCGCCACAAAAAAAATGTTTGCTGACAGACTTCGTCAAGCCATTACAGAAGGACAAATTCCTGCTGATACTGATGTTCCAGCTCTAGCCGGGGCTCTCAACACCCTGCTTGAAGGATTATCCATTCAAGCAAGAGATGGTCTTTTTCAATCTGAGCTTAAAGCTTTTGCATCCTACGCTGTTCGCATGCTGCCTCCACGAATAACAATCAAGCACGAATGA
- a CDS encoding radical SAM protein, with protein MKFTEPAMRPPQEAQSLLLRATQGCTYNKCHFCYVSRGYPFMAVTPDQLEQEILSQKSFFPANTAVYLTGSNPFALPTNKLKEYLAVLRKHFPYFTRVSMQSRIDDITAKSDAELQELCELGLSNIYTGTENGNDTVLKLMNKGHGSAETIEQLLRLDKAGITYTAFYILGMGGKGTGLASGELTAKMFNQVHPVRITTTGMTVFPDTPVEEMAKHGEFIEASEREKIEELQIFLKTLAIDTFYDGVHYLNPLNYRFANSDVEKKNLVLADIDEVLRSYSDNELEVMVNRKQMRSL; from the coding sequence ATGAAATTTACAGAACCAGCTATGCGGCCGCCACAAGAAGCACAATCTCTTTTATTGCGTGCAACACAAGGCTGTACATATAATAAATGCCATTTTTGCTATGTTTCACGTGGTTATCCATTTATGGCAGTTACACCAGACCAGCTTGAACAGGAAATTTTATCCCAAAAGTCGTTTTTTCCTGCAAATACCGCTGTCTATCTGACTGGTTCCAATCCGTTTGCTCTGCCAACCAATAAATTGAAAGAATACCTGGCTGTGCTCCGTAAACATTTTCCTTATTTTACTCGTGTGAGCATGCAAAGCCGCATTGATGATATTACGGCTAAAAGTGACGCAGAATTGCAGGAATTATGTGAACTTGGTCTGAGCAATATTTATACAGGTACGGAAAATGGAAATGATACAGTCCTCAAATTGATGAATAAAGGACATGGTTCGGCCGAAACAATAGAACAACTGCTTAGATTAGACAAAGCGGGAATAACCTATACCGCTTTCTATATTCTCGGCATGGGCGGCAAAGGAACGGGACTTGCCAGCGGTGAACTTACAGCAAAAATGTTCAATCAGGTTCACCCTGTGCGTATCACCACTACAGGTATGACAGTTTTTCCAGATACCCCGGTAGAAGAAATGGCAAAACACGGTGAATTTATTGAAGCTTCAGAACGAGAAAAGATTGAAGAACTTCAGATTTTTCTAAAAACATTGGCAATAGACACGTTTTATGACGGCGTTCATTACTTGAACCCGCTCAATTATAGATTTGCCAACAGCGATGTAGAAAAAAAGAATTTGGTGCTTGCCGATATTGACGAAGTATTACGTTCTTATTCTGATAACGAATTGGAAGTAATGGTCAATCGCAAACAGATGCGTTCTCTGTAG
- a CDS encoding flavodoxin family protein produces MSKNILILNGSPRLKGNTAMLCEAFTKGAESTGHTVTRFDLQKMNIHGCLGCMKGGKDLVSPCVQKDDMEKIYPAYSKADLVVLASPMYYWSVSGQLKTAFDRLFAMAECDPNYANPHKECVLIMAAEGDSTNNWKPVLDYYHSLIGFLNWTDKGQILAGGVMDAGAVSGKPVLDEAFRFGESL; encoded by the coding sequence ATGAGCAAAAACATTCTTATTCTGAACGGAAGCCCTCGCTTGAAAGGCAATACGGCTATGCTTTGCGAAGCCTTCACAAAAGGGGCGGAAAGCACGGGACATACGGTTACACGCTTTGACTTGCAAAAAATGAACATTCACGGCTGTCTCGGATGTATGAAAGGCGGTAAGGATTTGGTTAGTCCTTGTGTGCAGAAAGACGACATGGAGAAAATATACCCCGCCTACTCAAAAGCTGATCTGGTGGTGCTGGCTTCACCTATGTACTACTGGAGCGTATCTGGCCAGTTGAAAACTGCGTTTGACCGCCTATTTGCCATGGCGGAATGTGACCCGAACTACGCTAATCCGCATAAAGAATGCGTCCTGATCATGGCTGCCGAAGGAGACTCCACCAACAACTGGAAGCCTGTACTTGACTATTATCATTCGCTCATTGGTTTCCTGAACTGGACAGACAAGGGGCAGATACTTGCTGGAGGTGTTATGGACGCCGGAGCTGTTTCCGGAAAACCCGTTCTTGACGAGGCATTTCGCTTCGGCGAATCACTGTAA
- a CDS encoding flavodoxin family protein has product MQDEQNSALDTVKDKKISRRGLFSFAGAFLLAVAGCASYKYFSSTSTIHVESCVTAGSGIMKNILILTGSSRHNGNSFLLAEAFKQGAVKAGHTVNTFHSGMTPMSACLHCDSCWTDGKPCVVADSFDTFYPLLEQADMLVFCSPLYWYNFSGHIKCAMDRMYPYFRENRLRDLKVKEAMLLMCGESMFPRSFAGAAEAYRQMLGLNHWKDRGRLFVTGVHEFGDIKGHKALSVAEQMGCDA; this is encoded by the coding sequence ATGCAGGATGAACAAAATTCAGCTCTTGATACCGTTAAAGATAAAAAAATCTCTCGGCGAGGACTTTTTTCTTTTGCAGGAGCGTTTCTTTTGGCTGTGGCAGGTTGTGCATCATATAAGTATTTTTCGTCTACTTCCACAATTCATGTGGAATCTTGTGTAACCGCTGGATCGGGCATAATGAAAAATATTCTTATCCTGACTGGCAGTTCTCGCCATAACGGCAACAGTTTTTTACTTGCGGAAGCTTTCAAACAAGGTGCAGTCAAAGCAGGGCATACAGTCAATACCTTTCACAGCGGCATGACTCCCATGAGTGCCTGTCTGCATTGTGATAGTTGTTGGACAGACGGAAAGCCTTGTGTTGTGGCGGACAGCTTTGATACTTTTTATCCACTTTTGGAACAAGCGGACATGCTTGTTTTTTGCAGCCCTTTGTACTGGTATAATTTCAGCGGACATATCAAGTGTGCTATGGACAGAATGTATCCATATTTTCGGGAAAACAGACTCCGTGACTTGAAAGTAAAAGAAGCAATGCTGCTTATGTGCGGCGAAAGCATGTTTCCACGTTCTTTTGCTGGAGCTGCGGAAGCATATAGGCAAATGCTTGGTCTTAATCACTGGAAAGATCGTGGACGCCTTTTTGTCACTGGAGTTCATGAATTTGGTGATATAAAGGGACATAAAGCATTGAGCGTTGCAGAACAAATGGGCTGTGATGCCTGA